One Tistrella bauzanensis DNA segment encodes these proteins:
- a CDS encoding amino acid ABC transporter permease — protein sequence MSDFLSQSAEYLPVLLQGAWLTVAVTVLSLALATLLGLLWALLRTSGVAALAVPTRILVEFVRGIPILVILFYLYFVMPEIGLDLTAFQAGVIGLALTYSCYIGETFRAGIEAVDKGQIEAAKSIGMKRPLMMRRVVLPQAFRIVVPPYANNLVMLLKDSSQVSVISVAELTMQGKMLASSTFDNMTVFTLVALLYLCLTIPLNMVMRRVELRMGGAR from the coding sequence ATGAGCGACTTCCTCAGCCAGTCCGCCGAATATCTGCCGGTTCTTCTTCAGGGGGCGTGGCTGACGGTGGCGGTGACCGTGCTCTCGCTGGCGCTCGCGACCCTGCTTGGCCTGCTCTGGGCGCTGCTGCGCACATCAGGCGTGGCGGCACTGGCGGTGCCCACCCGCATTCTGGTCGAATTCGTGCGCGGCATCCCGATCCTGGTGATCCTGTTCTATCTCTATTTCGTGATGCCGGAAATCGGGCTGGACCTGACCGCCTTTCAGGCCGGGGTGATCGGGCTGGCGCTGACCTATTCCTGCTATATCGGCGAGACCTTCCGCGCCGGGATCGAGGCCGTGGACAAGGGCCAGATCGAGGCGGCGAAGTCGATCGGCATGAAGCGGCCGCTGATGATGCGCCGGGTGGTGCTGCCGCAGGCCTTCCGGATCGTGGTGCCGCCCTATGCCAACAATCTGGTGATGCTGTTGAAGGACAGCTCGCAGGTTTCGGTCATCTCGGTGGCGGAACTCACCATGCAGGGCAAGATGCTGGCCTCGTCGACCTTCGACAACATGACGGTCTTCACCCTGGTGGCGCTGCTCTATCTGTGCCTGACCATTCCGCTCAACATGGTGATGCGCCGGGTCGAACTCCGGATGGGGGGCGCGCGATGA
- a CDS encoding substrate-binding periplasmic protein: MKLKTIAAVITTLAIGFTAPAIAADAVTVGVTTTGVPFTFIDTATSKPTGAMVELAEAIAAETGMTAEFEVVAFSALIPSLTTGKIDMISAGMFATDKRREVVDFSTPVYSYGEGMFVAADDATDYTLDDLNGATVGAQVGTTFADTLKARGTFGEIKLYDSIADIMRDVKLGRIKAGFGDKPIIAYQISQNPKMGVRLVEGYQPMKPGDVALAVSKENTALLDAVNAAIAKLKDSGALAKIFAKYGL, translated from the coding sequence ATGAAGCTGAAGACGATTGCGGCCGTCATCACGACACTGGCCATCGGCTTCACCGCGCCGGCGATCGCCGCCGATGCGGTGACGGTGGGGGTTACCACCACCGGCGTACCGTTCACCTTCATCGACACCGCGACCAGCAAGCCGACCGGTGCCATGGTCGAACTGGCCGAGGCGATCGCGGCCGAGACCGGCATGACCGCCGAATTCGAGGTGGTGGCGTTCTCGGCGCTGATCCCGTCGCTGACCACGGGCAAGATCGACATGATCTCGGCCGGCATGTTCGCGACCGACAAGCGGCGCGAGGTGGTCGATTTCTCAACGCCGGTCTACAGCTATGGTGAGGGCATGTTCGTCGCGGCGGATGATGCCACCGACTACACGCTCGACGACCTGAACGGCGCCACGGTCGGCGCCCAGGTCGGCACCACCTTCGCCGACACGCTGAAGGCGCGCGGCACGTTTGGCGAGATCAAGCTGTATGACAGCATCGCCGACATCATGCGCGACGTGAAGCTGGGCCGGATCAAGGCCGGCTTCGGCGACAAGCCGATCATCGCCTATCAGATCAGCCAGAACCCGAAGATGGGCGTGCGGCTGGTCGAGGGGTATCAGCCGATGAAGCCGGGCGATGTGGCGCTGGCGGTCTCCAAGGAGAACACCGCCCTGCTCGATGCCGTGAACGCGGCGATCGCCAAACTGAAGGACAGCGGCGCGCTGGCGAAGATCTTCGCCAAATACGGCCTCTGA